One segment of Belonocnema kinseyi isolate 2016_QV_RU_SX_M_011 chromosome 7, B_treatae_v1, whole genome shotgun sequence DNA contains the following:
- the LOC117176713 gene encoding uncharacterized protein LOC117176713, producing MYVHFRTFFHEEWPSVGFIRQSDKHIHLGRGIYMPLLCYDAAKVNAKSKFSIFFRNIAVFVFTPQVLISSSVEGIKCNRTKTSHPALDSTKLSAIHDISRFYLKELGTNEVTIELLVDKIGRIINSKISDMRRLPGSLRSKSTKRSTDELSKNSHPDVIVEETIEENFNGYNTTIRQRLDSDTDSEEAEEAVVIGDKVEERFKM from the exons ATGTATGTGCATTTCCGTACATTTTTTCATGAGGAATGGCCCAGCGTAGGGTTCATTAGACAATCTGATAAGCAC atACATCTCGGCAGAGGAATTTATATGCCGCTTCTCTGTTATGATGCAGCTAAAGTAAACGCTAAGAGTAAATTCAGTATCTTTTTTCGAAATATAGCTGTTTTTGTATTCACTCCACAAGTGTTAATAAGTAGTAGCGTGGAAGGAATAAAATGCAACAGAACAAAAACTTCGCACCCTGCGTTAGACAGCACGAAATTATCAGCGATTCACG aTATCTCGCGTTTTTACCTAAAGGAACTTGGAACCAATGAGGTAACAATCGAACTGCTTGTAGACAAGATCGGCCgtattataaattctaaaatctcAGATATGCGAAGACTGCCGGGATCTCTGAGGAGCAAGTCTACTAAGAGAAGCACGG atgaattgtcaaaaaattcgCATCCAGATGTGATAGTTGAGGAAACGATTGAGGAAAATTTTAACGGCTACAATACTACGATTAGACAGCGATTAGACAGCGATACAGATAGCGAAGAAGCTGAAGAAGCTGTTGTTATTGGGGACAAGGTGGAGGAGAGGTTCAAGATGTAG